The Malus domestica chromosome 13, GDT2T_hap1 genome includes a window with the following:
- the LOC103423887 gene encoding phosphate transporter PHO1 homolog 1-like, with the protein MVKFSKQFEGQLVPEWKDAFVDYWQLKKDLKKINLLDSNNNKNSPTNHQNSSSLSNTLVTSIRKFTPFGHPHREHDLIHVHRKLASSASKGDMYETELLEQFADTNAAKEFFSFLDLQLNKVNQFFRTKEKEFMERGESLKKQMDILIELKTAFKKQRGKGAFALNSKEDISMSVSFTSDEDSVKDKTEQEQLQDCTEDLEKNEVANSEGTAYSEGTISGELGKSIRTKSEDGGKLRSMSSRSFSFQGKNLKINIPLTTPSRTFSAISYIVWEDLVNQSSKKCGADSGKLHINKTKLHHAEKMIRGAFVELYKGLGYLKTYRNLNMLAFIKILKKFDKVTGKQVLPIYLKVVESSYFNSSDKVMNLGDEVEELFTKHFAEEDRRKAIKYLKPTERKESHSVTFFIGLFTGCFIALLTGYVIMAHITGLYKRQPNSVYMETAYPVLSMFSLLFLHFFLYGCNIFAWRKARINYSFIFELSQTKELKYRDVFLICTMSLTTVVGVMCVHLLLLTKGYSYAQVQAIPGLLLLVFLLLLVCPFNIIYRSTRFRLLRVLRNIILSPLYKVVMLDFFMADQLCSQVPMLRNLEYVACYYITGSYKTQDYGYCMRAGHYRDLAYAVSFLPYYWRAMQCARRWFDEGHTSHLVNLGKYVSAMLAAVAKVAYEKERSIGWLCLVVIISTFATIYQLYWDFVKDWGLLQMNSKNPLLRNELMIRRKFIYYISMGLNLILRLAWMQTVLHSSFGHVDYRVTGLFLAALEVIRRGLWNFFRLENEHLNNAGKFRAVKTVPLPFHEVDDQD; encoded by the exons atggtgaagttctCCAAGCAATTCGAAGGGCAGCTCGTCCCTGAATGGAAGGATGCATTCGTCGATTACTGGCAGCTCAAGAAGGACCTCAAAAAAATCAATCTCCTTGACtctaacaacaacaaaaactcaCCTACTAATCACCAAAATAGCTCGTCTTTATCCAACACTCTCGTCACTTCCATTAGGAAGTTCACTCCTTTTGGCCATCCACATAGAGAACATGACCTCATACAT GTTCACAGGAAGCTTGCCTCATCAGCAAGCAAGGGAGACATGTATGAGACTGAATTGTTAGAGCAGTTTGCTGATACTAATGCTGCGAAAGAGTTTTTCTCATTCCTCGACCTTCAGCTCAACAAGGTGAATCAGTTTTTCAGAACAAAGGAGAAAGAGTTCATGGAGAGAGGGGAGTccttgaagaaacaaatggatATACTCATTGAGCTCAAAACCGCCTTCAAGAAACAGCGCGGCAAAGGAGCTTTTGCGCTGAATTCCAAGGAGGATATTTCCATGTCAGTCTCCTTCACATCTG ATGAGGATTCTGTTAAGGATAAAACAGAGCAAGAACAGCTGCAAGACTGCACAGAAGACTTGGAGAAAAATGAAGTGGCAAACTCGGAAGGAACGGCATACTCGGAAGGCACGATATCCGGTGAATTGGGAAAATCAATTAGAACGAAAAGTGAAGATGGTGGAAAGCTAAGGAGCATGTCAAGTCGTTCTTTCAGCTTCCAAGGGAAGAACTTGAAGATAAACATTCCTCTAACAACCCCGTCGCGCACTTTCTCAGCGATCAGTTACATAGTTTGGGAAGATCTGGTGAATCAGTCCTCGAAAAAATGCGGCGCAGACAGTGGTAAGCTGCACATCAACAAAACTAAGTTGCATCATGCGGAAAAAATGATCCGAGGAGCTTTCGTCGAGCTCTACAAAGGGTTGGGATACCTCAAAACTTACAG GAACTTGAACATGCTTGCTTTTAtaaagattttaaagaagtttgaCAAA gtCACTGGAAAACAAGTTCTTCCGATTTATCTAAAAGTTGTGGAGAGTTCCTATTTCAACAGCTCAGATAAG GTGATGAACTTAGGAGATGAAGTTGAGGAGCTTTTCACCAAACACTTCGCTGAAGAAGACCGGCGAAAGGCCATAAAGTATCTTAAACCGACTGAGCGTAAAGAATCACATTCTGTAACATTTTTCATTG GTTTATTTACGGGATGTTTTATCGCACTCTTAACTGGATATGTCATTATGGCTCATATAACGGGATTGTACAAACGGCAGCCAAATTCAGTCTACATGGAAACTGCCTACCCTGTACTTAG cATGTTCAGCCTACTGTTTCTACACTTCTTCTTATACGGCTGCAACATTTTTGCGTGGAGAAAGGCGCGTATAAATTACAGTTTCATCTTTGAACTGTCCCAGACGAAGGAGCTAAAGTACAGAGATGTATTCTTGATCTGCACCATGTCGTTGACTACGGTGGTCGGAGTCATGTGTGTTCATTTGTTACTGCTAACAAAAGGCTACTCATATGCCCAAGTTCAAGCAATTCCTGGCCTTCTTTTGTTG GTGTTTTTACTACTACTTGTGTGCCCCTTCAACATCATTTACCGATCAACCCGTTTCCGCCTTCTTCGTGTCCTAAGAAATATCATTCTGTCGCCTCTGTACAAG GTTGTCATGCTGGACTTCTTCATGGCAGATCAACTTTGTAGTCAG GTTCCGATGCTTAGGAACCTCGAGTATGTGGCGTGTTACTACATAACCGGAAGCTACAAAACTCAGGACTATGGCTACTGCATGAGGGCGGGGCATTACCGAGATCTTGCCTATGCCGTGTCCTTCCTACCTTATTACTGGAGAGCAATGCAG TGTGCTCGGCGGTGGTTTGATGAGGGACACACAAGCCACCTTGTGAATCTAGGCAAATATGTGTCAGCAATGTTAGCAGCAGTAGCTAAAGTAGCTTATGAGAAAGAAAGGAGCATTGGATGGCTCTGTCTTGTCGTGATCATATCAACTTTCGCAACAATTTACCAATTGTATTGGGACTTTGTAAAGGATTGGGGTTTGCTACAAATGAATTCCAAGAATCCTTTGCTTAGGAACGAATTAATGATTCGCCGAAAGTTCATATACTACATctcaatg GGATTGAACCTTATTCTCAGGCTAGCTTGGATGCAAACTGTTCTCCATTCAAGTTTTGGACATGTAGATTACAGGGTAACCGGGCTGTTTTTGGCAGCTCTTGAAGTCATCAGAAGAGGGTTGTGGAACTTTTTCAG GTTAGAGAATGAGCATCTGAATAATGCAGGCAAGTTTAGAGCAGTTAAGACAGTACCACTGCCTTTTCATGAAGTGGATGATCAGGACTGA
- the LOC103423888 gene encoding uncharacterized protein produces the protein MAATPTACGFSPAIPSLLPLITNPNKTISFFRPFSASQKNPTVGLSWSSTHGRRNPLCSRISHTAGVAPKRGYVVLAVSGLMSGNSETDAEWEPNNPNTDATIDIQLPRRSLLVKFTCNLCGERTNRLVNRLAYERGLIYVQCAGCQKYHKLVDNLGLVVEYDLREDFDVDTNADEV, from the exons ATGGCGGCGACACCAACCGCCTGCGGTTTCTCCCCCGCCATTCCATCCCTCTTGCCTCTCATAACTAACCCTAACAAAACCATTTCCTTTTTCCGACCGTTTTCTGCTTCCCAGAAAAACCCTACCGTCGGCCTCTCCTGGTCCTCAACCCACGGACGAAGAAACCCTCTCTG CTCAAGAATTTCCCATACGGCAGGTGTAGCACCAAAGAGGGGCTATGTGGTGCTGGCTGTTTCTGGGTTGATGAGTGGCAATTCTGAGACGGACGCAGAATGGGAACCCAATAATCCGAATACG gATGCTACGATTGACATACAACTTCCAAGAAGAAGCTTGCTTGTGAAATTTACTTGTAATTTGTGTGGTGAAAGGACAAATAGACTCGTCAATCGATTGGCTTATGAGCGGGGGCTTATTTACGTACAG TGTGCAGGGTGTCAAAAGTATCACAAGTTAGTTGATAATCTTGGCCTTGTGGTTGAGTATGACTTAAGGGAGGATTTTGATGTGGATACAAATGCGGATGAAGTTTGA
- the LOC139190621 gene encoding tRNA(adenine(34)) deaminase, chloroplastic-like isoform X2, whose translation MICIREASNVLRSWRLSETTLYVTLEPCPMCAGAILQARVDTVVWRAPNKLLGADGSWIRLFPDGGEGNSSKLGTLGKTSSSCPPIPPKYDNPTWRVGIGLCRYNAAILPVEEKEEGKASRPGSAPASSSNFSPSIKVTYEDASHLPHNVLFVRVQRLLV comes from the exons ATGATATGCATACGGGAAGCTTCAAATGTTCTTCGGTCATGGAGGCTTTCG GAGACTACTCTGTATGTAACACTTGAACCGTGCCCAATGTGTGCTGGAGCAATACTCCAAGCAAGAGTCGACACTGTTGTATGGCGAGCTCCAAATAAGCTTCTCGGAGCTGATGGCAGCTGGATAAG ACTTTTTCCTGATGGGGGTGAAGGAAATAGCTCGAAGCTCGGAACACTCGGAAAAACCAGCTCCTCCTGTCCACCCATTCCACCCAAATATGACAATCCAACGTGGCGTGTTGGCATCGGATTGTGCAGATATAATGCAGCAATTCTTCCAGttgaggagaaggaagaaggaaaagcAAGCAGACCCGGCAGCGCCCCCGCGTCTTCATCGAATTTCTCTCCATCCATCAAAGTTACTTACGAAGATGCATCGCATCTTCCACATAATGTTCTGTTTGTAAGAGTTCAAAGACTGTTAGTTTGA
- the LOC103423765 gene encoding lysine-rich arabinogalactan protein 19-like, with protein sequence MLFPGIRLPKMVSILLAFVLCCLSFQVILTGAQTPAAAPSTLPAATPPPTTTPAAPATLPTTTPPPSTAPTAVTQPPVNAAATPPITTPASPSPKVAPSKSPAVPPPLPQSPPVSTPSQPPNLPPSPPVSTPTLPPPVAAPPASPTPVQAPAPVKATPAPAPAKVAPVPSPLKAPPVSAPAPVIVPPASQPVQAPSPAPPNHKGKNKHKHKHKHHHHAPAPAPTVQSPPAPPTVTDTEDDTTPAPSPSLNLNGGNALHQKGGISGFWVTIGLAITILLAKTG encoded by the exons ATGCTGTTCCCTGGAATTCGTCTTCCAAAAATGGTTTCGATTTTGCTGGCTTTCGTCCTATGTTGCCTCAGCTTTCAAGTAATCCTTACCGGTGCACAGACACCGGCAGCCGCACCCTCTACTTTGCCAGCTGCAACGCCCCCGCCTACTACCACACCTGCTGCACCGGCTACTCTGCCGACTACAACCCCACCACCTTCTACCGCACCAACCGCAGTAACACAACCGCCTGTAAATGCAGCAGCAACCCCACCAATCACCACACCCGCATCACCTTCCCCTAAGGTAGCACCATCCAAAAGCCCAGCAGTCCCACCCCCGCTACCCCAAAGTCCACCTGTGTCAACTCCATCACAGCCACCGAATCTGCCGCCATCACCACCTGTTTCGACACCAACATTGCCGCCTCCTGTAGCGGCGCCACCTGCATCTCCAACACCAGTTCAAGCCCCAGCCCCTGTTAAAGCAACTCCTGCACCGGCACCAGCTAAAGTAGCACCAGTGCCCTCACCATTAAAAGCACCCCCAGTATCCGCGCCAGCACCGGTTATTGTGCCACCAGCTTCACAACCAGTGCAAGCACCATCACCTGCTCCACCCAACCACAAGGGGAAGAACAAGCACAAGCACAAGCACAAGCATCATCATCATGCACCAGCACCTGCACCAACTGTACAAAGTCCCCCAGCACCACCTACGGTGACAGATACAGAGGACGATACAACACCGGCCCCATCAccaagtttgaatttg AATGGAGGAAATGCACTCCACCAGAAAGGAGGGATATCAGGATTCTGGGTTACGATCGGGTTAGCAATCACTATACTGCTGGCAAAGACAGGCTAA
- the LOC103414259 gene encoding tRNA(adenine(34)) deaminase, chloroplastic-like, which translates to MQNTYFSSSLYSVRSQGSLSYSFNDYSYLLNERFEGNPINPIHCSSSKSCCCCNCCEFSIGRVRINPCYLYGLRQSTLLQWSASRRLVLGGVDRCGYRVQECRPEWGCCELPCSVRERSVCDRRGRRRKGRCSCVVDGEGEGGVYDSGDLDDAEAMLSLLSEEEVGEECFWRGGNGVSFKRVEVEGRRSLSGRGRIVSSSKRVEEESRRSLIGRERKASSSKRMEQERTSLIGRERHESSSKRAEEESRRISIGRERNVGSSKRGEDESRRSFSGRERNGGLSKRVEVERRSVDGREKNGSSSKGVQVDIEQDNSSECNSRKKKSNVRGSTLESNLKRQFGSATVDLSEGDFRQKEERGMILSGENRSGMKVGSSSSYYSLSSSGDFGSEADAQDKHGLFGESASSVYEDSKFDIGGRFDGQVIEDNRKYRDDSEGKGKTTKQRSAVVDGGVMWDWRKKTEKKLTEVVAEETEAGGKSSEMPSRVSKTNQSELGEASGSRKQFDDEGESSYLTKGTREQYSQIGNQVVGVGVTDSRRKFQERNESEIHGSEVETTFLSQENLAIATNLVQERQEECYDTAGYIGQQEELNRDHQKISKISQIRVVDVQRISDRWRETDIRRIYQEEKANMLSNSANETDAQRQEIGQQVIGLVDSGRKSPQITEVSETCDSSIERANIAQPETRITNQVGQSNLVPNPSGESSQPCPKIEEEAFQRNLSGKGTADEKRIQVKPRKEAQGDSGEASSFQASLDVVSQATKQPDNVEGHKRSPRAILLPPPSQLIARGSLRIESSSGTATQGVSEEILDGGSPALRTHSGKQTSALHQESSCGSGNSETQGEILYLIPEDALGSTYHLEKSSSQFVRGFVQKVRHEVSTSENQNENTVSSSGNGNTQTQGEILYLVNPEDALDSAHRLEKSSSQFVGEFSDRARHEVSTSKNKDANTVSEAKLVPGGEKNGQMDFSQNRSEDSQTKGNDTRRSSVGSGTKGPADEMWDVTDTSVLKTPKLEKSEATTTSGDAVVKRTGRSIWNIVADIVRLRWSSHAETPHSAVKLGGRISSNESASSEAWFSGHETEDNNEKNTKREKDVQHQLQLSKSFPQSGKLRSKDKVRYLEAGTPPSPNKEESGLTSKVISTSSSERSLGSKENQKSFRGSSSGIEKVEPSQPLTASGVKPAVVEEISNAGNIVSGSGSTERMDQFGCQKLNEGVSDNVQTGGELKQRKIQRSTQVLRDRFDEWEEAHTLEIEQRKMDEMFMREALLEAKKAADNWEVPVGAVLVQQGKIIARGCNLVEELRDSTAHAEMICIREASNVLRSWRLSETTLYVTLEPCPMCAGAILQARVDTVVWGAPNKLLGADGSWIRLFSDGGEGNSSEHSDKAAPPVHPFHPNMTIRRGVLASECADIMQQFFQLRRRKKEKQAGPAAAPPRLHRISLHPSKLLTKMHRIFHIMFCL; encoded by the exons ATGCAGAACACATATTTTAGCTCAAGTTTATATTCTGTGAGAAGCCAAGGCTCCTTGTCCTATTCCTTCAATGATTACTCTTACTTGTTGAATGAAAGATTTGAAGGGAACCCAATAAACCCAATTCATTGTTCATCATCCAAATcgtgttgttgttgtaattgttGTGAATTTTCAATCGGTAGAGTGCGCATAAACCCGTGTTACTTGTATGGTTTGAGGCAATCCACATTGCTTCAATGGTCAGCTTCTAGAAGGTTGGTTTTGGGTGGCGTGGACCGGTGTGGTTATCGTGTTCAGGAATGTAGGCCTGAGTGGGGTTGCTGTGAGCTCCCTTGCTCAGTTAGGGAGAGGAGTGTGTGTGATAGGAGGGGGAGGAGAAGGAAGGGGAGGTGTAGTTGTGTGGTTGATGGGGAGGGAGAGGGTGGAGTTTATGATTCGGGTGATCTCGATGATGCTGAGGCTATGCTCAGCTTGTTGAGTGAGGAGGAAGTGGGTGAGGAGTGTTTTTGGAGAGGGGGGAATGGGGTTTCGTTTAAGAGAGTGGAGGTGGAGGGTAGGAGAAGTTTGAGTGGCCGAGGGAGAATTGTCAGTTCATCTAAGAGAGTAGAAGAGGAGAGTAGGAGGAGTTTGATCGgtagagagagaaaagctaGTTCGTCGAAGAGAATGGAACAGGAGAGGACGAGTTTGATTGGTAGAGAGAGACATGAGAGTTCATCTAAGAGAGCAGAAGAGGAGAGTAGGAGGATATCGATTGGTAGAGAGAGAAATGTCGGTTCATCCAAGAGAGGAGAAGATGAGAGTAGGAGGAGTTTTAGtggtagagagagaaatggcGGTTTGTCTAAGAGAGTAGAAGTGGAGAGGCGGAGTGTTGATGGTAGAGAAAAAAATGGGAGTTCGTCTAAGGGCGTACAAGTGGATATCGAACAAGACAATAGTAGTGAGTGTAACAGTAGGAAGAAGAAAAGTAATGTTAGGGGGAGTACTTTGGAGAGTAATTTGAAGCGCCAATTTGGATCAGCCACTGTTGATTTGAGTGAAGGGGATTTCAGACAGAAAGAAGAGAGGGGAATGATTTTGAGTGGTGAGAATCGTAGTGGAATGAAAGTAGGTTCTAGTTCGTCTTATTACTCTTTGTCATCTTCAGGCGATTTCGGAAGTGAGGCAGATGCTCAGGATAAGCATGGCCTCTTTGGGGAATCAGCTTCAAGTGTGTACGAGGATTCAAAATTTGATATTGGAGGTAGATTTGATGGGCAGGTCATTGAAGATAACAGGAAGTATAGAGACGATTCCGagggcaaaggaaaaacaacaaaacaaagaagTGCTGTAGTTGATGGTGGTGTCATGTGGGATTGGAGGAAGAAGACAGAAAAGAAGCTTACAGAGGTAGTAGCTGAAGAAACTGAGGCTGGTGGGAAATCCTCAGAAATGCCTTCAAGAGTGTCGAAGACCAATCAAAGTGAGTTAGGAGAGGCCTCTGGATCCCGCAAGCAATTTGATGATGAGGGAGAGAGTTCATATTTGACTAAGGGAACAAGAGAACAATATAGTCAAATAGGTAACCAAGTTGTTGGGGTTGGTGTGACTGATTCTAGAAGAAAATTTCAAGAGCGCAATGAATCAGAAATCCATGGAAGTGAGGTTGAAACAACTTTCTTGTCCCAGGAAAACCTAGCGATAGCTACAAACTTGGTGCAGGAAAGACAAGAGGAATGTTATGACACAGCTGGATACATCGGTCAACAAGAAGAGTTAAACAGAGACCACCAAAAGATTTCAAAAATCTCACAAATTCGAGTTGTTGATGTTCAAAGGATCTCTGATAGGTGGAGGGAGACTGATATAAGAAGGATTTATCAGGAAGAAAAAGCAAATATGTTGTCGAATTCAGCAAATGAGACAGACGCGCAACGCCAAGAAATAGGCCAGCAGGTCATTGGACTCGTTGACTCGGGAAGAAAGTCCCCACAAATCACTGAAGTATCAGAAACTTGTGACAGTAGTATTGAAAGGGCCAACATTGCTCAGCCTGAAACTAGAATTACAAACCAGGTAGGGCAGTCAAACTTGGTCCCTAATCCAAGTGGAGAGTCATCACAGCCATGTCCCAAAATAGAAGAGGAGGCTTTTCAGAGAAATCTATCCGGAAAAGGAACCGCTGATGAAAAGCGCATACAAGTTAAACCCAGAAAAGAGGCCCAAGGTGACTCGGGAGAAGCCTCTAGTTTCCAAGCATCTTTGGATGTGGTTTCCCAAGCTACAAAGCAACCGGATAATGTTGAGGGGCATAAGAGAAGCCCACGGGCAATTCTGCTGCCTCCCCCTTCTCAATTGATAGCTAGAGGATCGCTGCGCATCGAGTCATCAAGTGGGACGGCAACTCAGGGAGTTTCTGAAGAAATTCTAGATGGTGGTTCGCCTGCCTTGCGTACTCATTCAGGAAAACAAACTTCTGCGTTGCACCAAGAATCATCCTGTGGAAGTGGAAACTCCGAGACTCAGGGGGAGATTTTATACCTCATTCCTGAAGATGCTCTGGGTTCAACTTATCATTTGGAGAAATCATCTTCACAGTTTGTCAGGGGTTTTGTTCAGAAAGTAAGGCATGAAGTCTCAACTTCTGAAAACCAGAACGAGAATACTGTCTCAAGTAGCGGAAATGGAAACACTCAGACTCAAGGGGAGATTTTATACCTCGTTAATCCTGAAGATGCTTTGGACTCAGCCCACCGTTTGGAGAAGTCATCTTCACAGTTTGTTGGGGAGTTCTCTGATAGAGCACGACATGAAGTCTCAACTTCCAAAAATAAGGATGCAAATACAGTTTCTGAAGCAAAATTGGTGCCTGGAGGTGAGAAGAATGGGCAAATGGATTTTAGTCAAAATAGGTCTGAAGACTCTCAGACGAAGGGAAATGACACGAGGCGTTCATCTGTAGGTTCTGGAACCAAGGGGCCTGCAGATGAAATGTGGGATGTGACAGACACATCTGTTCTTAAAACCCCCAAGTTAGAAAAATCAGAGGCTACTACAACAAGTGGGGATGCCGTTGTCAAGAGAACTGGCAGATCCATATGGAACATTGTTGCAGATATTGTTAGGCTGAGGTGGAGTTCGCATGCTGAGACCCCTCATTCTGCTGTGAAGTTGGGTGGAAGGATTTCGTCAAATGAATCTGCAAGTAGTGAGGCATGGTTTTCTGGCCATGAGACCGAGGACAACAATGAAAAGAAcacaaaaagggaaaaagacGTGCAACATCAGCTGCAACTGTCTAAATCATTTCCTCAAAGTGGAAAATTGAGATCAAAGGACAAAGTAAGATATCTTGAAGCAGGCACACCGCCTTCTCCTAATAAAGAAGAAAGTGGGCTGACATCAAAAGTCATTTCCACATCTTCTAGTGAGAGATCTTTGGGTTCAAAAGAGAATCAAAAGAGTTTTCGAGGTTCTTCTTCTGGCATTGAAAAAGTGGAGCCATCTCAACCACTAACTGCTAGTGGCGTAAAGCCTGCTGTtgtagaagaaatttcaaatgcCGGTAACATTGTCTCTGGAAGTGGTTCAACGGAGCGCATGGACCAATTTGGCTGTCAGAAGTTGAATGAAGGAGTATCAGACAATGTGCAAACGGGTGGGGAATTGAAACAAAGAAAGATTCAGAGGAGTACGCAAGTCCTCAGAGACAGATTTGACGAATGGGAAGAAGCACATACACTtgaaattgaacaaagaaaaatGGATGAAATGTTTATGAGAGAAGCACTTCTCGAAGCTAAGAAGGCTGCTGATAATTGGGAGGTACCTGTCGGGGCTGTTTTGGTACAACAAGGGAAGATTATTGCACGTGGATGTAACCT AGTGGAAGAATTACGGGATTCAACTGCCCATGCAGAAATGATATGCATACGGGAAGCTTCAAATGTTCTTCGGTCATGGAGGCTTTCG GAGACTACTCTGTATGTAACACTTGAACCGTGCCCAATGTGTGCTGGAGCAATACTCCAAGCAAGAGTCGACACTGTTGTATGGGGAGCTCCAAATAAGCTTCTCGGAGCTGATGGCAGCTGGATAAG ACTTTTTTCTGATGGGGGTGAAGGAAATAGCTCGGAACACTCGGACAAAGCAGCTCCTCCTGTCCACCCATTCCACCCAAATATGACAATAAGACGTGGCGTGTTGGCATCGGAGTGTGCAGATATAATGCAGCAATTCTTCCAGctgaggagaaggaagaaggaaaagcAAGCAGGCCCGGCAGCGGCGCCCCCGCGTCTTCATCGAATTTCTCTCCATCCATCAAAGTTACTTACGAAGATGCATCGCATCTTCCACATAATGTTCTGTTTGTAA
- the LOC139190621 gene encoding tRNA(adenine(34)) deaminase, chloroplastic-like isoform X1 gives MCIAKCFLLDIYTDVCIRVEELRDSTAHAEMICIREASNVLRSWRLSETTLYVTLEPCPMCAGAILQARVDTVVWRAPNKLLGADGSWIRLFPDGGEGNSSKLGTLGKTSSSCPPIPPKYDNPTWRVGIGLCRYNAAILPVEEKEEGKASRPGSAPASSSNFSPSIKVTYEDASHLPHNVLFVRVQRLLV, from the exons ATGTGTATAGCTAAATGCTTTCTTCTGGATATTTACACTGATGTGTGTATCAGAGTGGAAGAATTACGGGATTCAACTGCCCATGCAGAAATGATATGCATACGGGAAGCTTCAAATGTTCTTCGGTCATGGAGGCTTTCG GAGACTACTCTGTATGTAACACTTGAACCGTGCCCAATGTGTGCTGGAGCAATACTCCAAGCAAGAGTCGACACTGTTGTATGGCGAGCTCCAAATAAGCTTCTCGGAGCTGATGGCAGCTGGATAAG ACTTTTTCCTGATGGGGGTGAAGGAAATAGCTCGAAGCTCGGAACACTCGGAAAAACCAGCTCCTCCTGTCCACCCATTCCACCCAAATATGACAATCCAACGTGGCGTGTTGGCATCGGATTGTGCAGATATAATGCAGCAATTCTTCCAGttgaggagaaggaagaaggaaaagcAAGCAGACCCGGCAGCGCCCCCGCGTCTTCATCGAATTTCTCTCCATCCATCAAAGTTACTTACGAAGATGCATCGCATCTTCCACATAATGTTCTGTTTGTAAGAGTTCAAAGACTGTTAGTTTGA
- the LOC103414421 gene encoding lysine-rich arabinogalactan protein 19-like, translated as MLFAGIRLPTMVSILLAFVLCCLSFQVILTGAQTPAAAPSTLPAATPPPTTTPAAPATLPTTTPPPSTAPTAVTQPPVNAAATPATPPTTTPASPSPKVAPSKSPAVPPPLPQSPPVSTPSQPPNLPPSPPVSTPTLPPPVAAPPASPTPVQAPAPVKATPAPAPAKVAPVPSPSKAPPVSAPAPVIVPPASQPVQAPSPAPPKHKGKHKHKHKHKHHHHHAPAPAPTVQSPPAPPTVTDTEDDTTPAPSPSLNLNGGNALHQKGGISGFWVTIGLAITILLAMTG; from the exons ATGCTGTTCGCTGGCATTCGTCTTCCAACAATGGTTTCGATTTTGCTGGCTTTCGTTCTATGTTGCCTCAGCTTTCAAGTAATACTTACCGGTGCACAGACACCGGCAGCCGCACCCTCTACTTTGCCAGCTGCAACGCCCCCGCCTACTACCACACCTGCTGCACCGGCTACTCTGCCGACTACAACTCCACCACCTTCTACTGCACCAACCGCAGTAACACAACCGCCTGTAAATGCAGCAGCAACCCCAGCAACCCCACCAACCACCACACCTGCATCACCTTCCCCTAAGGTAGCACCATCCAAAAGCCCAGCAGTCCCACCCCCGCTACCCCAAAGTCCACCTGTGTCAACTCCATCACAGCCACCGAATCTGCCGCCATCACCACCTGTTTCGACACCAACATTGCCACCTCCTGTAGCTGCGCCACCTGCATCTCCAACACCAGTTCAAGCCCCAGCTCCTGTTAAAGCAACTCCTGCACCGGCACCAGCTAAAGTAGCACCAGTGCCCTCACCATCAAAAGCACCCCCAGTATCGGCGCCGGCACCAGTTATTGTGCCACCAGCTTCACAACCAGTGCAAGCACCGTCACCTGCTCCACCCAAACACAAGGGGAAGCAC AAGCACAAGCACAAGCACaagcatcatcatcatcatgcaCCAGCACCTGCACCAACTGTACAAAGTCCCCCAGCACCACCTACGGTGACAGATACAGAGGACGATACAACACCAGCCCCATCAccaagtttgaatttg AACGGAGGAAATGCACTCCACCAGAAAGGAGGGATATCAGGATTCTGGGTTACGATCGGGTTAGCAATCACTATACTGCTGGCAATGACGGGCTAA